The Vigna unguiculata cultivar IT97K-499-35 chromosome 1, ASM411807v1, whole genome shotgun sequence nucleotide sequence CGAAGGGGATTGATTATATTGGCAGCGTCGGCGACACATTTTTTGCACCACTCAACGTCTCATGTGTTTGCACAAACAACCATTTCGTATTTGTCGTCATTTGCAATGATTGAAACAAAGATAAAAAGCAACAAAAATATGATACTTTGACATcaattttgcaaattttgaacATTTGTTTATCAAACCTAGATTTAATTAACGTGATCCATAGCAAGTTTAAACCTGGTATAATCGCATCGATTTTGATACCTCTGTAGAAGGTGAAACAATGAGGTTTCTGGTGTTTCTTGCCGTGTTAAAACTTCCCTCCGCcgttcatttttgttaactttctTTTGCAAGTGGTAAGTAATTGAAAACACagttttttatgtaatttataaaaaatgagttaaGACGTGAACACAGTCACGCATCCACAATCCCAATTTCTAGTTACTTCATAAAGTGATTCCTGGAAATAGTAGTAACCAGTACCGTGTTTGATCTgcttttattatgaattaattaatgTGTTAAATGGAAGCAGAGTAGAGGTAAACAGGATTAGCCACTTGTCCTTGTTTCCCTCATCTATCTATAATGtacctttctttttcctctttctctctctcactcactcGCTCCTCTCTTCTCTTATGGTGAAATTCTCGTTGctcttctcttcaatttctCGATTCTCGTAATTCGCAAGCCCAATGTCTTCCGCCACCGATAACCATATCCACGAAAGCAACCACCACAACGGTTCTCACATAGCCAAAAAGCCCAAACTCTTCTCATCCGTTATAACTGCCTCGGAAATCGAATCCGAATTCGGCCACCACGACACCGCCGTCGCGCGCATCAATAACGGCAGCTTCGGCTGCTGCCCCGCCTCCATCATCGACGCGCAGCACCGCTGGCAGCTCCGGTACCTACGCCAGCCCGACCACTTCTACTTCAATGACCTCAAAACCGGCATCCTCCAATCGCGAACCCTAATCAAGGACCTCGTCAACGCCGACCACGTCGATGAGATCTCCATTGTCGACAACGCCACCACCGCTGCCGCCATCGTCCTCCAGCACACCGCATGGAACTTCCGCGAAGGAAGATTCCAGAAAGGTGATGTCGTCCTCATGCTTCACTACGCTTACGGTGCCGTCAAGAAATCCATGGAAGCGTACGTCACTCGCGCCGGAGGCAATGTTGTCGAGGTTTCCCTCCCTTTCCCTGTTAACTCCAACGACGAGATCGTTTCCGAGTTTCGGAAGGCCTTGGAGAGAGGAAAAAGTAACGGAAATAGGGTTAGATTAGCGGTGATTGATCACGTGACTTCCATGCCGTGTGTGGTTATTCCTGTCAAGGAATTGATTCAGATTTGCAGGGAGGAAGGGGTGGACCAGGTTTTTGTTGACGCTGCTCATTCCATTGGATGCACTGATGTTGACATGAAGGAAATTGGTGCTGATTTTTACACTAGCAATTTGCATAAGTGGTTCTTTTGTCCACCTTCAATTGCGTTTTTGTATACTCGTAGGAACCCTAAGGGTTCTGGTTCGGATTTGCATCACCCTGTGGTGTCTCATGAGTATGGCAATGGCTTGGCTGTGGAGAGTGCTTGGATTGGGACCAGGGATTATAGTGCACAGTTGGTTGTTCCTGCTGCGGTGGAGTTTGTTAACCGGTTTGAAGGGGGTATTGAGGGGATCAAGAAGAGGAATCACGAGGCTGTTGTGGAGATGGGGGAGATGTTGGCAAAGGCATGGGGTACTCGGCTCGGGAGTCCGCCGCATATGTGTGCTAGCATGGTTATGGTTGGTTTGCCTGCTTGTTTGGGGATTGGAAGTGATTCTGATGCTCTCGAGTTGAGAACACATTTGAGGGACGTTTTTGGGGTTGAGGTCCCGTTATATTACCGGCCCCCAAGAGAGGGGGAAGTTGGGGTGATTACTGGATATGCCAGAATTTCCCATCAAGTGTATAACAAAGTTGATGACTATTACAAGTTTAGGGATGCGGTTAACCAACTTGTGCAAAATGGGTTCACGTGTGCTCATCTTTCGGGTTGAAGAGGTTTGGTCTAACCTCCTTTGAATGGTActtcattttttaacaataaatgtGTGAATGTCGACTTTGCAATTGGTTGTGACTGCAGTAGTGTTGGTGATTGTGGCCTAATGTGGTGCCACTTCCTTTGAAATTGTcattgtaaatataaataatagaagTTAACACCGGCAGACACTGAAATCCACTGCAAATGTTCTTCCACTCCAAAAATTTTGTTTCTACAGAATTACAGCATCACTGCGGTTTGTTCCTTTATAGTTTATAGTTTATTTGTTGGAGGAGTAATGGTGCTGTTATAACTGGATTGAAAACATCATTGATTTACATAAATATTGGAAAATTTCAACAtcttattaaaatttcattcatctattaattaatttaaatacctTAAGAAAGGTTTTGAatctctaattttttattttaacatgttcCACTTATACCTAACTTCACATAGCAAAGACCCTTAGGCACCGGGATACCTTAGTTTAATGTTGTTTGAAATTGATGATGATGTATATTGTGATCATATACATGTGGTGTTATTTTCTTGCCATAGAAATATTTTGTTCTGTACTTGGCCATTGAAACCAATACTTCTGTAAAATACTTCGTACTGGAACAAGAAGATTCAACAAAGGGTAAATCAATATTTCCTTAATAAATCATAAAGCATTACTGAAAAAAGGTGCCACTCTGTTATATCATATATTATGTGCTCTTAATCTCAGCAAAGTCAAGTGCTCATTTTCGTTGGCACCATTAGTAAGTTCAAACGTATATTTTGGCTTTAGAACATTATTAAAGTTATAGAGGCAAAATATTCTTTTGCAACTGTTAAGAGTCCATTTTATGTTTAACCAAAGAAATTTAGTTAgttgttttaattgttttgtttgtaATCTTATGGTTGTGTTATATTTGGTATTACTCTTATTGGGGTGATATTCTTTTATTTGCAGTTGAGATGTCTCACTGTTGTCTTTCTGATGAATAAAAGCTGCTTGCAAGCTTGACTAGTTGTGATGGTTTCGGTACCATAGACTGCAGGTTTTGCTAAGAAGCTACAGTAATTGCTCATTTTAGCTTTGCTCCGAAAAATTCCTTAGGAGTAGCTTCAATGTCGAGATCTATGGAAATATCCTTGTATATAATCATGATCCTGTGACAATTTAAGCATAaaacttttccatcatctttaagTTTGATATTTTAGGATTAATCTTGCACTGCTTTTACTTAGTTTCTGACTTCCAATGAAATGaagtgaaaataattattatacacTCACACACAGACCCCTTTTTAATACAAATCTTTTCATCAACAGAGTACGATATTTTACCCTacggttaatttttaattctttaattgttcttactaatttaattttcaagtaCCTTTTTAGTTCTCAGAAAGGATCTTAGTTGGTCGATTTCTTATCAATCATATCGGCCCATTGAATATCATTAtgacattttcattttaaaactattCCCATTCCTCCATTTCTGTAGGTTTATATTCCCACAAACGTGTCCGAGTACCAAAGTTGCATAGCCATAAAACTTCCTACCACATTTGTGTAGGTTTCCCATGCCAAAATGTTGGACACATGTCAAACACTCAGTGCTCCCTGTTCCAACAAGAAGCCCTATTAGCAGTCATCACCCCCACCCTTTTAGGCATGAATCTATCCTGCAGCTAAAACGTATGTTAAAGAGGGATTTGGCTTAGTGATTGCACTGTGCTCTGTTTCTGTGGATTCTGTTGTGTTTTGGAAGTGATACATATATGGGGGAACATGGTTCGATGAGCTGTAGGGGTGGATTCTGTTTGgatgatggagatttgatttgcTCCTTGAACTAAATCTTTTAGATGTTGGTTCATTCTGACTGTTCaggttattttatttatgatgatTTGGAGTGTGGCATCTATAGTTTTAGAGGTAGTAAGGGTGTTTCATGGTTTACAAGGGACGGATTCCAAGATTGCAACAATAGATGATTTTAAAAGGTGATAGTGATTTTCAGGGCTCACATGACATGGGACGTTAGTGTGTTTGGTTGCACATTACAAAAGGTGGATGCCCGTATAATGGAAGTAAATTGAACTAGTTCTTTGTTAGACTAAAATTTTGTAATACTACATATGCACTTTATGTCTGATAATGATTTGTTGAATTTAACCAAATGTTTTCCCGATTTTACTTTTGTTAATGGTTATAATAATGTTATCTTATTTAGAATCTGTTTTCCTTTTCAAAGTATATTGGTACTAAAAGTAATGAAACAGTTTTCTGTCCCCTGTGAAAGGTGAAAGGTTAAGCTCCTGTGATTATGTAGTTTTATTGAAGTCTCCCGAGCTCATATTTAACATCATTGTATCGTGGAAGTAAATtacattttgaaaagaaaaatgaaatggaATAATAAAAAACGGAAAACAATGTTTTAAATGGTACATGTGAACAAATTTGGAAGGAAATGAGATGGATTTACTTGTGTTATTGGTATTTGAATTGAGATTCTGATAtggttaattatttaaacttaaattggatttatctatatccatttgaaaaaaatatcagtggattttattttattttttttacatttgagCATCCATGGATACTTTGCATGTTCCTTAGTAAGGTCAAACACAAGATTTGAGATCACAGTGGAGAACTTGGAATGGTGGAAGGGTAAGAATAGGTTAACACTCAGGCGTGTATGTAGctattttattctaatatgTAATGAATTCATCCCTAGTTGTTTCATGTGATATGATACtattaaataatgaatttattaatgaaaattatatatgaattaatattatataatgtagtaaattataaatgtaaataatttatggaaggaaaatgagataaaaatataaataaaatggtcACATTATGAATTATGTATggtaaacaaattataataacatGTGGAATAACAGTTATAGTTAATCTTTTTATTgcgaaattaaaattttactacGCGATTTTATTGGACAGATGAAACAtctaaaattaagtttttgttatttaaagatataataCCTAAATAGAATGCCTGATGTTTAACATCTTACATGTACTTATTCTACTTTagtttctttttatcaaatatatttattcttgaTTGATTTGTTAGGTAATTTTAATAGAGGAGAaactatatatacatattttaaaatatccacACAAATTAGTTTATCATTTGCACgtattttaaaggaaaaaaatagataaattaattttggacACACGTAATTCTTTGTccttatttttatgaaaaacgattaaaaaatcaaattctagATGCaagtagaaattaaaatacGCAATAATAACTAAAACCCGTTTTTTACAAATGTTTTTGCTTTAAAAACGTCATTGACTTAATAATTGTAAAACCTTTTCTGTAATAAAGCTGACCTTAGTGattactagcttgtcttggtgcACGACACAACATGATGGTCCCAATTCCTACCCTATTAAATTCATATTCAGTAGAAAAACTAGATTCAGAGCATAAATTAATCATTGATGGTCTGAGTTTCAGAAATTAGTCATTAATTGTCAACTGTAAAATACTGAGTGGAccatatttatgaaaaaaatctaCTAAAAAAAGGCATTTGAATGCATTCCCCATTTAATGTTTTTCcctataaataaatacttaCGTCTAATTACGTCAATTCTTTTTCCTTCAAACATCTTACGTCCCTCAAATTGGATAAATTCTCTTTCGGttctccaaaattttaaaaaatcttaatattaaatctaatcaaatctttatttaaattaaaaaaaatcttaaaatcatGAATGCCCTTCTAATTTATAAGATTTATTAACCAAGCCAAATCAAGCTTCTGAATGGATTCAAGTAGACGTTGAGCATCTCTAAATTAGAGAGGATGTAGGGCATTTTGATAGAGCAATTAACGAAACCGTTAAATTCCTAAGAATGATCCACACATAAAATCTAAAAGCTAAGAATGTAATTCTACAATTTAGTTGAAGCTGaaccaataaaagaaaatagaaaggtaCATTACTTGGTGGATGCACCAAATCCAAATCTGAGTTTATGTACACATGTTGAAGAGGTCTGAGCCAACACCAGTGGCCATCAATCACACTATTCCAAAGATTAAGAAAGTATAATCAGATTAACCACAAATTGTACTATGCTCCAGTCTCCAACAAACACAAGTCAAAATATAACTCAAAGCTGAAGGTATAGGAAGCTAAACAATATCATACAATGGAAATTTAAATTCCGATAACATTACAAGGTATAGGAAGCGGCAAGACCAGATTAATTCCCCCACTGAGCCAGGTATCCAGAAGCTAATTCCAGATGTATAGTAAATATCACAACTATGTAGGCACCATCAGCAAGAGATGCAGAAGGAAGCCCTACCATTTGATTTCACCATCTTTGAATCATTTTGAGTACTCCATAACGTGATTTTCATAGTCAAATTCTCAGATCATAATCATACTGAGTATTTGTGTTGAGATAACAAATCAAGAGCTTCATGCAGAATTAAGAGTGAATTTTTGTGCAAATTAAGTGTTCTCTGTACAGTGGTTTAACTTCCTGCAGCATTTCCAAAACAGGCAACCACCAACGAACAAGACAATAAGGCAATAAAACAGCTTCAGGACTTGCATTCCACAGTTCACCCTGAAGAATTTGATTGAGTAGATACATCACTTTCCAAGTGATAACAGCATTGAGGATGGTTTACCTAACTAGATCAAAGGTCCATCAATATCCAGCACAAGTGCAAGACAGATACTTACTTGGTCAGTATTCCGGAAACtacttaaaatatatcaataaaaggATCCGAAGAGTTCAGCCAAATAAGGTAAACTCTAggcaaaatataataaatctgTAGGAAGGTAAAAGTTGCGTAGAAGCTCATGACAAAAGAAGTCACTAATTCCAAGATAGATCCATTGCGATGCAAAGCAGGCCATCGTAGAAACCTCAACAACCAGACCAAACTTAAGTGTTTGGTATATTTCAACTATTGAAGATGCTTTTTGTATTACAGTTCACCATTACTACCTACCTTTTTTGATTCAGACGGGAAAGAAAGGATTATACCATCAAAATTCCTAGAGCTCTGGCTTGTACTATATTCATTGAGTTTTGTCTGGGTGCCTTTCCATTACCATATTCAAAATGTGGTTATACTCCAGCTACAACCCCTGGATCAGGGCTTGTCTCAGGTAGAGCAATGCTAAGTGGTTGCCAACCGGAAGGAGGATGTGCAATCCATTTTTTATGGGTAATTAACATGTTCAATATCTGAAGGACATCACCCAAAGCTAGATCTTTGAAGCACAAATTCTTAATCACAATACCTGCTTCATAACTAGAAATGAAAACAAAGACATATAAGATGACTAAGACAAGCTTGAAAAGATAATAATCAACTTCACAATATGCTTACTTGCACACAGTAGCCATTACTGCTGATCTTCCAGCAGGAGTTGttaaaaacttttcaatttgATCCCATGTTTCTTTTGAGTGCTGCTTAGGATTACCACCTAAAGGATTGATGCACTTCCAAAGTTTATCATTCTTACCAACATACAATGGCAAAGCACCTAAATTCTGTTTCACAACCATATTCTGCTCAATAGCACTTTCAAGAGCCTTCTTAACATCAGTGTTACGGTGCTTGGGATCTCCAAACCGGATGCAATCACTTATATTTGCCTCAGTTGGCATCATCTTTGCATTTTTTAGTGAGTTCAAGGCAAGTAAAACAACCCCTATTAGGCCTTGTACATATTCAGAAGGCTTAGGACATCCTGGAGAACCCCACATACCACTACCAGGAGGATTATTATTACCCATTGCTGCCAATGGCATTGGTTGATATTCTGGACCATGTTGATAACCTTGGCGTAATTGTTGTGTGCCACTATTATGTGCCACATGtccatttttttcatcaattgaTCTTAAAAGATGTGGAGCACTACTGTTAGGATTTTGTTTCAAATCTCCATTCCGTTGTTGAATAGTTGGTGGTGGGTTATGAACACTATTAGGATATCCCGAAATGTTTAGATTACCAATATCTGGCACATTGGTATGTGGCCCTGAATTGAAATTGGGTCCACCAGTCCTAGGTGGCACTGTTGGAGGTGCAAAAGTATGGGGATTTGGAGTATATGAATTACTAGGTGCAAAAGGAGGCTGCAATGGGAAGTTATTTGGTCTTAATGGCTGGGAATAAGGAACTTGATGATTGCCCTGTAGATTACTGTTACCATGAACATAATTTGTAGCAGATCCACTCAGCGGGACATTTGGATTAAAGTTGCCAGGTCGATAAGAGTTTATATTATTACGATTACGATTATCATGAGGTCCAGGTGGCAGTGGATTCATGGCTCTGGGTGCATTTGATTGGCTCGGGTTTCTCCAATTAGGTTTACCCTGAAACCTAGCGTCGAATCCCCTGCCTCCATTTGGAAATTTTGAATTTCCTGCATGAACTTCTGAATGGGATTCCACTTGTTGCTGCATCTGAGAAGTACTTGTAACTGGGATTTGTAAGGAGTCAGAAGATGAGACATGGCTAAGGCTACCATTACCGAGTTGTTGTGATTCACCATTAGACAGAGGAGGTCCTCCCGCTAATAGGCTAGTCCAAAGCCATACATTCTTAGCAGCAGCGACCAAGGGTGCTGACGCCTTCTGAGGTTGCGCAAGAAGAATATTATAT carries:
- the LOC114186808 gene encoding probable L-cysteine desulfhydrase, chloroplastic translates to MSSATDNHIHESNHHNGSHIAKKPKLFSSVITASEIESEFGHHDTAVARINNGSFGCCPASIIDAQHRWQLRYLRQPDHFYFNDLKTGILQSRTLIKDLVNADHVDEISIVDNATTAAAIVLQHTAWNFREGRFQKGDVVLMLHYAYGAVKKSMEAYVTRAGGNVVEVSLPFPVNSNDEIVSEFRKALERGKSNGNRVRLAVIDHVTSMPCVVIPVKELIQICREEGVDQVFVDAAHSIGCTDVDMKEIGADFYTSNLHKWFFCPPSIAFLYTRRNPKGSGSDLHHPVVSHEYGNGLAVESAWIGTRDYSAQLVVPAAVEFVNRFEGGIEGIKKRNHEAVVEMGEMLAKAWGTRLGSPPHMCASMVMVGLPACLGIGSDSDALELRTHLRDVFGVEVPLYYRPPREGEVGVITGYARISHQVYNKVDDYYKFRDAVNQLVQNGFTCAHLSG
- the LOC114183554 gene encoding uncharacterized protein LOC114183554 encodes the protein MGGDGATANAEAQYASAKISVWWDIENCHVPKGSDPHAIAQNISSALVRMNYRGPVSISAYGDTATRIPPSVQHALSSTGISLHHVPAGVKDASDKKILVDMLFWAVDNPAPANYLLISGDRDFSNALHQLRLRKYNILLAQPQKASAPLVAAAKNVWLWTSLLAGGPPLSNGESQQLGNGSLSHVSSSDSLQIPVTSTSQMQQQVESHSEVHAGNSKFPNGGRGFDARFQGKPNWRNPSQSNAPRAMNPLPPGPHDNRNRNNINSYRPGNFNPNVPLSGSATNYVHGNSNLQGNHQVPYSQPLRPNNFPLQPPFAPSNSYTPNPHTFAPPTVPPRTGGPNFNSGPHTNVPDIGNLNISGYPNSVHNPPPTIQQRNGDLKQNPNSSAPHLLRSIDEKNGHVAHNSGTQQLRQGYQHGPEYQPMPLAAMGNNNPPGSGMWGSPGCPKPSEYVQGLIGVVLLALNSLKNAKMMPTEANISDCIRFGDPKHRNTDVKKALESAIEQNMVVKQNLGALPLYVGKNDKLWKCINPLGGNPKQHSKETWDQIEKFLTTPAGRSAVMATVCNYEAGIVIKNLCFKDLALGDVLQILNMLITHKKWIAHPPSGWQPLSIALPETSPDPGVVAGV